The genome window CATTTTCACGTGGGAAGTTAATTGTCCATGACCAATGGTTAAATGGAATGACGAAAATCTTCCTACCTCTTCTCTTTTACTACTTCTTGCACACCACACCACAGCCACcaccaaaaaaaaaggaCGGATTGGGGACACAGATGGGAGGCCTTTTAAGAGGCCGATTGGGCAAAAGTTCTTGCTTCTTAGGGGGATGATGATTACGCTTTTCCAGTCGACGGCCGCTGACGAGGTTGAGAGTGTCACCTCCTTGGAATGAGATATTTCCGAAGCAGATGAAAGACACGTGGTAACCTGAACAGCGAGCTTTGCTGGGCCAAACGATTTTGGTGGGAAAGCAGTCAAGGCTATCATGACTACTagcttcttgacttgctGACAAAACCCGAGCAAGAGTCATCTTCCCTCGTTTTGTAACAATTTGGGATCATTTGGGACTACGGATGGAGGCTATTCTAGGTGGTGTGTGAGACTCACAAAGGGTACACAAAGCAAAGCTAGCTTTAAGGCATGTGAGAGTGATAATCAAAACATTGGGAGATATCTCCTACCTGATAATTACTTGTTTATGGTCTCTGTGATCTGACCTTCCTTGGTTCTGAGGCGGGTTTAACGGGCGCAGACATTTCATACCCAGTTAAACCCACATCGAAAACAACAACCTGTTATTAGTTCGCAAGGATAGATACAGACTCAGTAGAGACATTGAGTAACCTAAAATGGCATCGTTGGCACTAGCTTCGAGTTTAGTGATGACAGCCCTAGCCTAAAGAAGAGACTGAAGGATGGTCAATGGACTGGCAATTAGAGATCCACAGCACCACCCACAAAGTGATTAGTTTCATTAGTACGACAGCTCAGATGGTTTGCAGACAGGCCTCGCTCAGATGTGACCTTGGTCTCGAGTATGGCACACCAAAATCTTGCATCTGCTCGACTGCAGCAAGCTATATTTGGCTTAGGGCTTGACGTGTTACACTCGCATCTCGCGCAAGTGCcggaggttgatgagacAGGTAGCCACAAAGTCAAAAAGGAATTAATTATCGCATCATCTCTGAAGCTTTTGATGCACACATAAAGCTCGGGATATCCAGGGTCCTGCCCTGTTAGGCAATGAGTCCCAGTCGAAACAGCGCGAGTCGTAATATGTGGCATCGAGGGCAAACAGGAACCACTTTCGTGTCATTGTCAGGCCGGGTTTCCCTGATCACCGTTGCATCTTCAGCGGGACTCAACTCGAGATGAGGTGCAGGCTCAGACAAGACAGGGGAGTCTGGTTGGACAAGACGACTCAGAGTCAAGAAACAAGCCTGTAAGCCCCCACCAAGTGTTGCATTGTATACGCTCCGCTTCCCCTCCTTGTCGGCCGAACCAAGACATCGATTCCATTTTCAATCTCCGTGGCCGTGACAGCTATCAGGCTAGACCATGTGTCAACCCAAGAACCTCGCAGCATAGCGAGTGTGAATCACGAGCACAACCAGAACTCAAGGGAACAAGGCAGAATGGAAACGTAATGAGCCTGCTTGGGTGGGGAGGGGTTTGATCGAGTTTACTGGAGGACGAGTGCAAGATAGACGCCAAGCACAGAGGCTAGAGTTTTCAAGCCAAGCTAAGCATTTGTGGACAGCGATCGTCTGCACTTGGCCTCCTTTGATATGATATGGATTCTGACGCGGGGTTTTTTTCTTGATATCCACTTACGGAGTACAGTACAGGAGATATCATGATGTGAGATGGACAACGCAAGGTACCTGATGTAATTCTGGTTAGCTGAGTCTCAGTCTGGGGGTACCGAGTATATGCCAGGCTAGACCAGGATCACCGTGATGCGACTGGCTTGTCAGCTTAGCATCAGCATCGTGATTATCCTTATACCGTTCGTTGTATTATCTCTTCTTGAATCTAATAGTACGTAATGCATGTAGTGTATAGCTGTGTATGCATAGACTACCAGCTACAAAGAGAGCGAACATGTCTGATGGTGTGGGTGTCGAATATTATTGCAACCTTTGGTGCATGGTGAATTACGACAGTTGTCTACCATGTATGtcgttcatcatcattgtcgTAATGCGATGTTTGTTCTTGTCTAGCTTTCTGCGGGCCTTGGGGCTCTGCTATTTTGGTGTGCGGCCGGCATATGACCGTCATTGGACCGGCTCTGTTTGAGAAACAATATTCTTTTGCCAATAACAAGATAAGCATTGTATCAGAACTTGATTTTAAATGCTATTGCTGGCGTAATGTCTTGCGTGAGCTCACGAGGCCCATTAGGAGTTGCAAAGCTGCATATCATGTTGGTTGACCATGGAGAAACATATCCAAACGATATCCACAACGAATGATGTCTGTGACGATGTTTTACTCCTAAATCCACCTCACCAAAGGACCGATCCTGCTTGTGTCACCAACCCAACCTTTGGCAAAGGTTGCAAATACCCCCACAACCTTGAATCTTTTGTTTTGCATAACATCATCTTACATCGAATTGGATGCAGGTCCCTGGTCGTTAATCCTCCGGGAATAGTCCATCCTTTTGCAGATCTTTCGTCAGTCAGCGAGTGACCAATGCCATTGATACAGAAGGTTTACTGGAGATTCCCCTTCTCTCGTCGTATCGCAACGCTCATAGCACAACCAGCCCCACGGGATGGGACGGATAGCCACATATCAGAAAAGTCACTGGGTAATCGACATTGCACATGCTGAACCTCGATCTGGCTGTCGAGCCACTGTCCCTGTTGTGTTTTATCCAGTTGCTGCGCCATGGACCCTTGCGAGTGGCCCCGTTTCCCCTCTTTGATGGTGAAGATATCGTCGTGGGTCCAGAGCTCGGACTTCAATCGGCAATAGCAAGGGTGGCACGGGTCAATCGCGTTCGTGACGCCAAGGGAAACCCTCTGCAACTGGCGACAGGGTTTTCGGTTGATAGAGAACTACAACGGCTATCAAAAGTCGCATCAAGCGTTCCTGATGTTTCGGAATCGCATTAGTATGTGGTTTATCCTGCACAAATGATGCCCCTCTATCATACACAGAGACCTGCCGACGTTGAACGCATGTAACAACATAATGCATACATATGCATGTCTTGGATTTTTGAGGTGCTCTGTTTCTGTAGCACATGGATAAATCACATAGTTCTGCTCAGACGGTCCGGAACCCGATGAGGTGAtcgagatgttgaagtaTTGACTTGGTTATCTGCATCTTGCGGCAAGTACTTTAGTGGCTATAGTAGGTGAATCATAAAGAAACCACCATGCCTGTTGAGGTACAACGAATTATCTCTCATTTTCAGTGTTGGCTGGTGATAGGTTTTGGTGCAAGGTCGAGATGCCTAATCGAGTGATAGCAACAAGCAATGGTCAAAGCTTCTCATGGCCTGTTGCCTGATGAGGCAACTTGAGATCTCGTACCGAGCGGGATCTAGACAACTAGGTAGGTACGTGGTACATCCTTTCCCTTCCATGATGCCTATCTTTGGGTGCTACCTTAAGGTAGATTGCAAGGCACTCACTCTAGGTAAGGTAGGCAGGTAGGTAAGGGTTGGAAGGAACCAGTTCGATCGACTCGGGAAAGTAGTTCGCAGTACGTACCTTCCCTTGGCTGTTCATTGGGCAAGGACTTCATTGATTCATCAATCTCCGTTCTCTCTTCCCGTCTCCATTCTTCATCCCTACAAGCTCAACCGTAGTCTCCTCTTCTGCTACTGTAGAGATGGCGCAAGAAAAGACCCCGGCCGAGATGGCGTCTGACGATTATCGACCCTCTAATGCAGTTCTAAGATCGACAAGTCTGTTCGCTCATCGCCCGTCAAGTGTACACCCACCACCCATCCCCATATGCTTAGCTGCAGCTCACTATCGGCCGGAGGCGTCACATCGTCAAATGCTTACCCATGACCAGTAAAGGACGTCTTGGTGTGAACCCTGCTGTTTTTTCAGGCACACCAACGCAATCAGAGCCAAGAGTTAATACTACAGATTCCGTCCCTTCCCGGAAGAAATGTCGCACAGAGATCCTGTAGCCATTGCTTATGGCTGCGGCCAAGTTCAATGTATTGACTGCCGTGCATTGTTGAAACGAAGCAGAACGAGTAAGGGTAAATATCGCTTTGTTAGGAAGCCGGCTCTGCTTGACTTCTGATCTCTCCCGGCCGCAACTCGCCTATCAAGTCGTGCAGATATATGGTCTCATGCGTTAATTACTTGGCCACAACTGTCACTGGCTCACATATTACTCTGTAAATGCACTGAATTACTCGCGGTCTTTATGCACCGTTTTCACAAAGCCCACCCGAACGGTGGGCGGAGGTGCGGCGGCTTACCATCGGTCGGTCATCGCCCACTCTTCGGAGGACTGCTTCAACTCGCAAAGCCGCAATAGCCGCCGGGCCGGTCCATTTCAACATGGACCCTTGATGGAACTTTATGTGTCGCTGTTGTGAGGAACTTCCTCCGCGTTTACGTATTATCAAGACTTGATAAAAAAAAGTATGCGGACTGGGGTTTAGCAAGTCTACGGCGCAGAAACTGCTAACCTAGTAGCGCAATGTTTTCTCCTTCATCTATTGTCTCTGCAGGTTGTTGTCTCAAAATCGACTGTTGAACATCCTAACTGCGCTACCTAAAGAACCTAGCCCAAAATACACGCGATAGATTTTAGTGCCTCGAGGAACCCTGGCAGCGTCAGACCAGGCTAGCGTGGCGCACTACGGGTGTGTTTATATCATCAGCGTCCGAGCGTGCATCCTGCAGGCCATGCTTGCGTCGCGCCGTCCTTCTCCACTTACTAAACCAAGCGAAGTTGGCATTTTGGAGGGTTCGTGTCGACAACACATCGAACACTTGTGGGGGAGGGGATCACGATAGGCTGTGAGCGAGCCGGTGGCAGATAGGCACGGGCTTGTTCTTTGACCACCATCCTGATGCTAGCTCCAGATGTCATAGCTTTGATCTCTTGTCAGTGATCTTGTGGGCACATCGCGTGATGTGCGATGCAGAGCCAGTCTGAGACATGTGAATGCTGAAATCGTCCCCTCGGCCATTTTCTAGATCAATGTCGCCTTCTGAATAAGGTAGGTCTTCCGCGCCAAGAAAACTACTGATATATCGATCAACCGAGGTAGTATTTTAATACGATGATATGTATTATCAAAACCTGGGGTAGTTGAACTATGCCTCGGACATGGTGATGGCAAGGTCGCTATCAAACACAGATCAAGCAATGACGCGAAAGATATAACAAAGAACAACGTGATGTGACCTAGGCCTCCTTTATATACTTTCGTTCGAAGACTAGATATGGATCTTCTCCCATGAATTAACCAGCTAATATGGTGATCGCCTCAGTCCGCGGCTCAATCCCCAGGATCACAAGGACATTTCTTGTTTACGATACGTGATACAAAATTCTATTTTTATGACCACATAGCACGCTGCAATGTCTCAAACGTTCCCTTTACATGGTATTTCTTTGAGATTTTCGTCAATAGATTCAGAGCTCTTATGGTGTTTAATTCATACATAGTCTCTGTTACATGAACGACGTGATGCTCGAAATACACATATCTCGATGTAAGTATCCAGCCCGAAAGGGCTAAGGGGCAAAAGAACTAGGAGCAATGGCAGCTTGAAGACATTATATATGGACCAGGGCCTGTGCCAGAAGGTCAGCACTACCCGGTGGAAGACGTATGCAACTCGAAAATGAAGGGCTGTCACTATATAATACAGCCCGAGAAGATCATTCGTATAGTCTCTGCATTGAAGTTATCGACGCCCCTTAACTGCAGTGGCTGTTGCAGAAAGGAATCGGGGGATAAAGAATGGAAATGTTGCATTGACTCGCTAGTGACACCCAAAATTACAAGACATATTGAAAAGTTTCCTCCCATAGTCCAGTTACCCATCAAGACCTATTGTCCAAGAGGCTCGAACATTCTCCCGCACTAACGTCCTTGATTTGTTCTCTCGTTCCTTTAGACTGAGCCTCCAAGATACAGGATGTTCTGCTTGATGGGCTCAGTAAGTGTGACTCGTCCAGTATAAACGTGTGCGACAGTGTCCCCCCAAGCATGAGGATGCGGGAGGGGGAGCTCAACCGTGGCGCCAGGACGAACGTGCTCTGAAAGAATGACAGCAGCCAGAACGGGAAGGTATGTTCGAGCATAGCTGAGGCCTGAGAAAAGTTAGGCATGGTTCGCGGAGCCGTAATGCTGAGGTTAAAGGTTGAAGTACTTACGTATAGCGACAGGGCCGCAACCTTGGCGGGAGCCTCTGCGCTCATAAGCCGGCGAGTGCTTTGCATCTACTCTAGGGAGAACGCCGTGGGAATGACGTCTTTCGTGAGAGATTCCGGGGGAGGATGCTCGAGAGCTGACAgaaggaggttgaagagTGACAACTGATGCACGCCTATTCTCTTTATGTCGTTCAAGAGGGCTCATAACTGGAAGTGTAGCTCTTAACTCGTCCAAGTCGAAGGTTCTAGTTAGTATAATTGACTTCCGGCCAGGCGAATGAACAGCCACACGGGTAGTCAAACGTCTCTCCGAAGGATAGGGCAAAGACGCTTCTGCGTCACTCGAAGATAACTGAGACAAGCGACAAAGCTCAACAGGTAGCACAAATATCTCAGGCTCACGAGGTCTGTATGAAGCTGCGATCCATCGCCGACGATGATGCTCTCTTTGTCGAGCAAGGTGCATGGCTCTGGCGTGAAGAGGACCACCAGGGGCAGATTGTCGGCGCTCACAGTCGACATGGGGGGATTCACCACCTCGCTCTGCATCTGACTCCTGAAGCAGCATGCTTCTTGTCTCATCTGCTAGAGTAGGTCTTTGAAAAACGGGAGGAGCTAAGAGTGGCGCAGAAAGGGGAGAGCGCCGAGATGGCAAAGTGCTGGGGCCTGGGCTTGGGAGAGAAAGAGGTGCAATGGGTCTCAAGGAGACATTGCGTAAACCGGACTCAAGCTTGGGAAGATCACGCTTTCGGGGTTCTAGCTGATCAGCTTTTGTATCATCATCCTGCTTcatatcatcatcttcgcGCTCTCGAAGTTGTGGAAGAGGTCGGGTGTGTGGTGATAGGGGTGAAGGGGTCCATGACGGGCTCTTTTGGATGATACGGGATCGCAAAGATCGGACATTGACACCAGGGCCTGAAGTTCGGATAGGTTCTATGGATGGACGAGGTCTGGCTTCAGAGGCGACTGTGGTCATAGTTGatatgacgaagaagaaggagttTCACGAAGATATTGGACAGGCTATAAGTAGGCAGACAATAATGAGACATAAACCAGGAGTTTGACGCTGCTGGTTCTGGAAGATGGGAGAGTGAAGTGTTATGAGGAACAAGGAGTAGCCCTTCCTCCCATGGCAGGATgataaatattttattattgGAATAAAATGGCGCTCGACCTTAAAGAAAGGATGGCATATGTGCTGCTCATCTGCCCCAACATGCTCTGACTTCAGAGATTTCAACACAAAGGAGTTAGCCATATGGCGTTGGCGTAAATCTTTGACGAAATGAAAGTGTGTGCTTGCTAAGCcagagaacaaagaaatgcGGCTTGCTCTAGGCAATGGATGCCGACATGATGAGTCTGCGTCCGCGGGACGGAGCCCGGTTTTGGTTGGCCTCCCCGACCCAGTGGCCTGAATGAGGCGCTGAGGAAAGCCTGACCTGTCGAATATCGCGAGGGTACCGTGTTCGTTGGTGTGAGGTTGAAGACGGAGACTAATACTGTGTAGGAGGCGTATGAGGTTGGTGGTGAGGATACACGTGACAGGGTGTCCCGGCTAAGGCGCAACGTCTCATTGGCTGATTGGTTAAAGCTCCCTGTCCCATAGCCTCCGGGCCCCTCCATCTCAATATCCTACGACAACTGTACTTACACGTTACAACGTGGTAACTTCATTACGAACAAGGCTGACTTTAACATTACTTGTCAACTTTTGCAGATCTATTGCCTCCACCGTTTCTTTGTGCCCGAACCTCTACACTCTCCTAAATTATGCGCTGAGGCTTGCCATCATTTGCCGCCGGCCATGTCTGAATCCGGGAGCTACAAGCAACGAAAGGAGGACTTTGTGTCCAATCTCTCTGGCGGCTCTGTCGCAGAAATCAATTATGTTACATCCGTTGCGGCTGTTGGTACCCCTATTCCACCCGCTCATACCATGCTGTGCGTGAATAGTTGCTAATTTTGAATTGTTACAGGTAGCGATTATTCTGTGGTCCGTCCTCCAAGCCCGCCAGTCTTTCTTCGAACCATATACCGTACTCGCATTCGCTGTTGATTTCCTCCTCAACGTTGGAGCCATTCTCCTGTCAATAACTCTCTATTCAAAATCACCGCTTCTTCTGAACCTTCTTCTTATTGCGCCTGCGAttctcatcttcgtcctcccACCTAACTCTACAagtcgaaagaagaagctcaaggtcCCTCCAAATGCGCGGTCCAAGGAAAACTCCGGGCAGCTTGATATCTTATCAACGAAGCCTTTCCTCACAAACTTTCGCGGTTGCATGATGATTGTCACCTGTGTGGCCATTCTTGCTGTCGACTTCCGCTTGTTTCCTAGACGGTTTGCCAAGGTTGAGACATGGGGTACTTCTCTGATGGACTTAGGTGTTGGATCCTTTGTCTTCTCAGCCGGCCTTGTTGCGGCTCGTCCTGTACTGCGCGAGAAAGCGATAGGTCGCACAACAGGCCGGGCAACACCCCTTTCCCACCGGATCGTGCATTCGCTGCGCCATTCTATCCCACTACTAGTGCTAGGGTTAATACGTTTCCTGAGTGTTAAGGGTTTGGACTACGCCGAACATGTGACAGAATATGGCGTTCActggaacttcttcttcaccctTGGTTTTCTGCCCCCATTTGTTGCTATCTTCCAGTCAGCTCTGAAATGGATTCCTTCATTTGCAGCCCTGTCGTTGTTGGTGGGCGTCACATATCAAATTCTGCTTGAAACCACTAGTCTCAAGGCGTATGTCCTGACGGCACCCAGGACCGACCTAATCAGCATGAACCGGGAAGGTATTTTCAGCTTCATTGGATACCTGGCAATTTTCCTTGCTGGGCAAGATACGGGCATGTTTGTCATTCCCCGTAACATCCCCCCTAAGAGTACCGCCAGCCCTGGAGCCCAGAGGAACACCCTTCTGATGACCATGGCTGTTTGGGGTGGTGTCTGGACTGGACTCTACTTGCTCTCCACGAATTATCACTACGGTTTCGGCTTGGCAGTATCCCGTCGCATGGCAAACCTACCCTATGTTTTATGGGTTGTTGCCTTCAACACCTTGCAGTTGTTGGGTTTTGCGGTCATCGATACGATATTCTTCCCTACCTTCTATAATGCACAAGACGCAAAGACGGAGAAGGAGGCTTATATGCAAGCCACCAGCCGTGTCATCCGAGCATACAATCGTAACGGattggccatcttcttgttggcaaaCTTGTTGACTGGCTTGGTCAATATGACAGTCAACACACTGGATGCTACTCCCGTACTGACAATGGGAATATTGGTTGCATATACCGCAACGATCACAGGGGTCGCGGTGGCATTAGATGCTTATAATATCAGCATTAAGCTTTAAGCATGGCATCTGGCATTTTGATCTCACATATCTAGCGCAGCATTTCGTCGGCCTTGTGGTCATTATATAGGTTATTTAATAGAACGTGGTCAAAATACGCAGATAATGAGTTGCACTCATGTTAACTCTATTGGGACATGTTGATGTAAATGCTAGAATACAACTTGACCACACTCAACGGTCGCTTCAATAGCTAAACTTCCAGTGGTTCATGGTTAGGAAATGTCGTAGCCATTGCGCATGACTTTTTAATGCATTGAGAGGTGAGTTGCGACAGGTTCGCATACCGTGTGTTGTTTCTCGTATGTGTATGCCTAAATAAGACAAGGACAGAGAAATTGTGTCTCTGCTAGATGCCAAGGGGTAAGTTCATGCTTCTTAAACAGATCTCAAAGGACACATCTCTTTCCAGGATACCTCAAGACAGAACC of Fusarium oxysporum Fo47 chromosome I, complete sequence contains these proteins:
- a CDS encoding GWT1-domain-containing protein; the encoded protein is LQIYCLHRFFVPEPLHSPKLCAEACHHLPPAMSESGSYKQRKEDFVSNLSGGSVAEINYVTSVAAVAIILWSVLQARQSFFEPYTVLAFAVDFLLNVGAILLSITLYSKSPLLLNLLLIAPAILIFVLPPNSTSRKKKLKVPPNARSKENSGQLDILSTKPFLTNFRGCMMIVTCVAILAVDFRLFPRRFAKVETWGTSLMDLGVGSFVFSAGLVAARPVLREKAIGRTTGRATPLSHRIVHSLRHSIPLLVLGLIRFLSVKGLDYAEHVTEYGVHWNFFFTLGFLPPFVAIFQSALKWIPSFAALSLLVGVTYQILLETTSLKAYVLTAPRTDLISMNREGIFSFIGYLAIFLAGQDTGMFVIPRNIPPKSTASPGAQRNTLLMTMAVWGGVWTGLYLLSTNYHYGFGLAVSRRMANLPYVLWVVAFNTLQLLGFAVIDTIFFPTFYNAQDAKTEKEAYMQATSRVIRAYNRNGLAIFLLANLLTGLVNMTVNTLDATPVLTMGILVAYTATITGVAVALDAYNISIKL